One stretch of Caballeronia sp. Lep1P3 DNA includes these proteins:
- a CDS encoding CoA-acylating methylmalonate-semialdehyde dehydrogenase — protein MQAFNDTADVVHYIHGARVSGAATRSQPVFNPATGERPRKLVLGEAADVDAAVASAKAAFPAWRDTPPIRRARVMLRFLELMNQHRDELAAIITAEHGKVFSDAQGEVTRGIEVIEFACGIPQLLKGDFTEQVSTGMDNWTLRQPLGVVAGITPFNFPCMVPCWMFPVAIATGNAFILKPSERDPSASLFMAQLLKKAGLPDGIFNVVQGDKIVVDALLEHPDVRAISFVGSTPIANYIYETGAKHGKRVQALGGAKNHMVVMPDADIEQAVDALIGAAYGSAGERCMAISVAVLVGDVADKIVPRLAERARQLVVKNGMEPDAEMGPIVTRAALERIEGYIAMGVDEGAQLVVDGRGLKVEGHEDGFFTGGTLFDHVTPNMRIYKEEIFGPVLACVRAKDFGEAVDLVNAHEFGNGVACYTRDGHVAREFGRRIEVGMVGINVPIPVPMAWHGFGGWKRSLFGDTHAYGEEGVRFYTKQKSIMQRWPESTEKGAEFVMPTAK, from the coding sequence ATGCAAGCCTTCAACGATACCGCCGATGTCGTCCACTACATTCACGGCGCGCGCGTAAGCGGCGCGGCCACGCGCTCGCAGCCGGTCTTCAACCCCGCGACCGGCGAGCGTCCGCGCAAGCTCGTGCTCGGCGAAGCCGCCGATGTCGACGCCGCCGTCGCGAGCGCGAAGGCCGCGTTTCCCGCCTGGCGCGATACGCCGCCCATTCGCCGCGCGCGCGTCATGCTGCGCTTTCTGGAACTGATGAATCAGCATCGCGATGAACTCGCCGCGATCATCACCGCCGAGCACGGCAAGGTTTTCTCCGATGCGCAAGGCGAAGTGACGCGCGGCATCGAGGTGATCGAATTCGCGTGCGGCATTCCGCAATTGCTCAAGGGCGATTTCACGGAGCAGGTTTCGACCGGCATGGACAACTGGACGCTGCGTCAGCCGCTCGGCGTCGTCGCGGGCATCACGCCGTTCAACTTTCCGTGCATGGTGCCGTGCTGGATGTTCCCGGTCGCCATCGCAACGGGCAACGCGTTCATCCTGAAGCCGAGCGAGCGCGACCCGTCCGCCTCGCTTTTCATGGCGCAACTTCTGAAGAAAGCCGGCTTGCCCGATGGCATTTTCAACGTCGTGCAGGGCGACAAGATCGTCGTCGATGCGCTGCTCGAACATCCCGATGTGCGCGCGATCAGCTTCGTCGGCTCGACGCCGATTGCCAACTACATCTACGAAACGGGCGCGAAGCACGGCAAGCGCGTGCAGGCGCTCGGCGGCGCGAAGAATCACATGGTCGTGATGCCGGACGCCGACATCGAACAGGCGGTCGATGCGCTCATCGGCGCGGCCTACGGTTCGGCGGGCGAGCGCTGCATGGCGATCTCGGTTGCCGTGCTCGTGGGCGATGTGGCGGACAAGATCGTGCCGCGTCTTGCCGAGCGCGCGCGCCAGCTCGTCGTGAAGAACGGTATGGAGCCGGATGCGGAAATGGGCCCGATCGTCACGCGCGCCGCGCTGGAACGCATCGAAGGCTATATCGCGATGGGCGTCGACGAAGGCGCGCAACTCGTCGTCGATGGACGCGGCCTCAAGGTCGAAGGCCACGAAGACGGCTTCTTCACGGGCGGCACGCTGTTCGATCACGTCACGCCGAACATGCGCATCTACAAGGAAGAAATCTTCGGCCCGGTGCTCGCGTGCGTGCGTGCGAAGGATTTCGGCGAAGCCGTCGATCTCGTGAATGCGCACGAGTTCGGCAACGGCGTCGCGTGCTATACGCGCGATGGCCACGTCGCGCGTGAGTTCGGGCGCCGCATCGAAGTGGGCATGGTCGGCATCAACGTGCCGATTCCGGTGCCGATGGCATGGCACGGCTTCGGCGGCTGGAAGCGCTCGCTCTTCGGCGATACGCACGCTTACGGCGAGGAAGGCGTGCGCTTTTATACGAAGCAGAAATCCATCATGCAGCGCTGGCCCGAAAGCACCGAAAAGGGCGCGGAATTCGTGATGCCGACCGCGAAGTAA
- a CDS encoding nitronate monooxygenase family protein yields the protein MPLLGITKPIIQAPMAGVSTPALAAAVSNAGGLGSLGVGAMNADGARKVIRETRALTDKPFNVNVFCHRPAQANEAIEKAWIDWLAPVFAQYGAKPPQKLSEIYTSFIVDDAMLDMFLEERPPIVSFHFGLPSDDTLEALRRAGITLIASATNLREAQQLADAGIDAIVAQGIEAGGHRGVFDTDAHDDANDDALGTFALTRLIASRFDVPVIAAGGIMDGAGIAAALALGAQAAQLGTAFVPCTETSIDEGYRRAILSDAAQRTILTAAISGRPARSIVNRFTELGARADAPRNAAYPMTYDAGKALHAAAKAQGEFGYGAQWAGQAAALARELPAAELVARLVTELRESIAGLHHYAAESE from the coding sequence ATGCCCTTGCTCGGCATCACGAAGCCCATCATTCAGGCGCCGATGGCGGGCGTGAGCACGCCGGCGCTTGCGGCGGCGGTATCGAACGCGGGCGGACTCGGCTCGCTCGGCGTCGGCGCGATGAACGCGGACGGCGCGCGCAAAGTGATTCGCGAGACGCGCGCGCTGACGGACAAGCCGTTCAACGTCAACGTGTTTTGCCATCGGCCCGCGCAGGCGAACGAAGCCATCGAGAAAGCGTGGATCGACTGGCTCGCGCCGGTCTTCGCGCAATACGGCGCGAAGCCGCCGCAAAAGCTGAGCGAGATCTATACGAGCTTTATCGTCGATGACGCGATGCTCGACATGTTCCTCGAAGAGAGGCCGCCGATCGTCAGCTTTCATTTCGGACTTCCGTCAGACGACACGCTCGAGGCATTGCGCCGCGCCGGCATCACGCTGATCGCATCGGCGACGAATCTGCGTGAAGCGCAACAACTCGCCGACGCGGGCATCGATGCGATCGTCGCGCAGGGCATCGAAGCGGGCGGGCATCGCGGCGTCTTCGATACGGACGCACACGACGACGCAAACGACGACGCGCTCGGCACGTTCGCGCTCACGCGCCTCATCGCAAGCCGGTTCGACGTGCCGGTGATCGCGGCGGGCGGCATCATGGATGGCGCGGGAATTGCGGCCGCGCTCGCGCTCGGCGCACAGGCCGCGCAACTGGGAACGGCGTTCGTGCCGTGCACGGAGACATCGATCGACGAGGGTTATCGCCGCGCGATCCTGAGCGATGCGGCGCAGCGCACGATCCTTACCGCTGCGATTTCCGGGCGTCCCGCGCGCAGCATCGTCAACAGGTTCACCGAACTGGGCGCACGCGCCGATGCGCCGCGCAATGCCGCGTATCCGATGACCTACGACGCGGGCAAGGCGCTGCACGCGGCGGCCAAAGCGCAAGGCGAGTTCGGCTACGGCGCGCAATGGGCGGGGCAGGCCGCGGCGCTCGCGCGCGAATTGCCCGCGGCGGAACTGGTCGCGCGGCTCGTCACTGAGTTGCGCGAGAGCATCGCGGGCTTGCACCACTATGCGGCCGAAAGCGAGTAA
- a CDS encoding TauD/TfdA family dioxygenase: MSDTVSLANASSSDAARQPAEFHEPFQVRPIGGRIGAEVRGLTLSADLDDAAIGAINAALLRHKVLFFRGQSHLDDAAQEAFAARFGETVAHPTVPSLAGGSRLLELDSKHGTRANSWHTDVTFVDAYPKISILRGVVIPPAGGDTVWANTAAAYANLPQALRDLADGLWALHSNTYDYAATRSTPDTEADREYRQQFTSTLYETEHPVVRVHPETGERTLVLGHFVQRFLGLSQRDSDRLAAIFHDHVTRLENTVRWRWTQGDVAIWDNRATQHYAVADYGDAHRVVRRATVHGDVPIGIDGRTSRIVRRETRTH; this comes from the coding sequence ATGTCCGATACCGTCTCGCTCGCCAACGCCTCTTCCAGCGACGCCGCACGTCAGCCCGCCGAATTCCACGAGCCGTTCCAGGTCCGCCCGATAGGCGGGCGCATCGGTGCCGAAGTGCGTGGGCTCACGCTCTCGGCCGATCTCGACGATGCCGCCATCGGCGCGATCAATGCGGCGCTGCTTCGGCATAAGGTGCTGTTTTTCCGCGGCCAGTCGCATCTCGACGACGCCGCGCAGGAAGCCTTCGCCGCGCGCTTCGGCGAGACGGTCGCGCATCCGACGGTGCCTTCGCTTGCGGGCGGCAGCCGTCTGCTGGAACTCGATTCGAAGCACGGCACGCGCGCCAATTCCTGGCATACGGACGTGACTTTCGTCGATGCCTACCCGAAAATCTCGATCCTTCGCGGCGTGGTGATTCCGCCCGCAGGCGGCGACACCGTGTGGGCCAATACCGCCGCCGCGTATGCGAACCTGCCGCAAGCCCTGCGCGATCTGGCGGACGGCTTGTGGGCGCTGCATTCGAACACTTACGACTACGCCGCGACGCGCAGCACGCCCGATACCGAAGCGGACCGCGAGTATCGTCAGCAGTTCACCTCGACGCTTTACGAGACCGAGCATCCGGTCGTGCGCGTGCATCCGGAAACCGGCGAGCGCACGCTCGTCCTCGGCCACTTCGTGCAGCGCTTCCTGGGCCTTTCGCAGCGCGATTCGGACCGGCTCGCGGCCATCTTCCACGATCACGTCACGCGCCTCGAAAACACCGTGCGCTGGCGCTGGACGCAAGGCGACGTCGCGATCTGGGACAACCGCGCGACGCAGCACTATGCCGTCGCGGATTACGGCGACGCGCATCGCGTGGTGCGACGCGCGACCGTGCATGGCGACGTACCCATCGGCATCGACGGACGCACGAGCCGCATCGTCAGACGCGAGACGCGCACGCACTGA
- a CDS encoding ABC transporter substrate-binding protein, with translation MTPSPILSRFTRHLVALLGAALLSASAAHAAEPAVVRIGVAQQGSGDPPVFGGSPAATALLQHRVEDALKPEHVDVQWIFFKGAGPAVNEALANKQIDFAYQGDLPSVLGRANGLKTHLLLASNVRAGVYLAVPPGSDIKSVKDLKGKRVGIFRGTNLQLVTDNVLKENGLTERDLRVINLDTAAAQAALASKGVDAVFLDYSLFKLQRQGLAKIVYASRDGGLQLTRQAHLLVLDDYERGHADTVQKVVTAVVQAAQWQSNEANRSALFTLWAKSGVPAESWQDEYANQSLKDRSSPLIDPFLVARYQAVANDALRLNLIRQPVSVDGWFEPKYLNQAIKTLNLDGYWPRFDASGNPLA, from the coding sequence ATGACACCAAGCCCGATCCTTAGCCGCTTCACGCGCCATCTCGTTGCCTTGCTCGGCGCGGCGCTGCTCTCGGCCTCGGCCGCCCATGCCGCCGAACCCGCCGTGGTACGCATCGGCGTCGCGCAGCAAGGCTCGGGCGATCCGCCCGTCTTTGGCGGGTCGCCCGCCGCGACCGCACTTCTACAGCATCGCGTGGAAGATGCGCTCAAGCCCGAACACGTCGACGTGCAATGGATCTTCTTCAAGGGCGCGGGACCGGCCGTGAACGAAGCCCTCGCGAACAAGCAGATCGACTTCGCTTATCAGGGCGATCTGCCTTCGGTGCTCGGACGCGCGAACGGACTCAAGACGCACTTGCTGCTCGCGTCGAACGTGCGCGCGGGCGTCTATCTCGCCGTGCCGCCCGGCTCCGACATCAAGAGCGTGAAGGACCTCAAGGGCAAGCGCGTCGGCATCTTCCGGGGAACCAACCTTCAGTTGGTCACGGACAACGTGCTGAAGGAGAACGGTCTCACCGAGCGCGACCTTCGCGTCATCAATCTGGATACGGCGGCGGCGCAAGCGGCGCTCGCATCGAAGGGCGTGGATGCGGTGTTCCTCGACTATTCGCTCTTCAAGCTGCAACGGCAGGGGCTCGCGAAGATCGTCTATGCGTCGCGCGACGGCGGTTTGCAGCTCACGCGGCAGGCGCATCTGCTGGTTCTCGACGACTACGAGCGCGGGCATGCCGATACGGTGCAGAAGGTCGTGACCGCGGTCGTCCAGGCGGCGCAATGGCAGTCGAACGAAGCGAACCGCAGCGCGCTCTTCACGCTGTGGGCGAAGTCCGGCGTGCCGGCCGAATCGTGGCAGGACGAGTACGCGAATCAGTCGCTCAAGGACCGCAGCTCGCCGCTCATCGATCCGTTTCTCGTCGCGCGATACCAAGCCGTCGCCAACGATGCGCTGCGCCTGAACCTGATTCGTCAGCCCGTCAGCGTGGATGGCTGGTTCGAGCCGAAGTATCTGAATCAGGCGATCAAAACGCTCAATCTCGACGGCTACTGGCCGCGCTTCGATGCGTCGGGCAACCCGCTCGCGTAA
- a CDS encoding ABC transporter permease yields the protein MANALSRVQLFTGRERARHSFADTARAIAWTALPWLVPVACALLWVLGSRNGWISAQVLPPPALVFDTLGALVRSGELWTHLGASVSRVAVGFIGGVALGVVLGALLGLSRSLEAYVLPSFNAIVQVPVLGWLPFLMIVVGIGEPLKYLLIGHAALVPVTLSTLQGFRGTPPALREVASVYRHTRWQTILHVTLPAALPMIGTGVRLAFTKAWLTLVVVELVASSEGLGYLIVYGRQLFQLDLVLAAVLIVGAIGYVADRSLNALERKLDRAHAR from the coding sequence ATGGCGAACGCACTCTCGCGCGTGCAGCTTTTTACGGGCCGCGAACGCGCCCGCCACTCTTTCGCCGATACGGCGCGCGCGATCGCGTGGACCGCGCTTCCCTGGCTCGTGCCCGTTGCGTGCGCGCTGCTGTGGGTGCTCGGCTCGCGCAACGGATGGATTTCCGCGCAGGTTCTGCCACCGCCCGCGCTCGTCTTCGATACGCTCGGCGCGCTTGTCAGAAGCGGCGAACTGTGGACGCATCTCGGCGCGAGCGTGTCGCGCGTGGCGGTGGGGTTCATCGGCGGCGTGGCGCTCGGCGTCGTGCTGGGCGCGTTGCTCGGTCTTTCGCGCTCGCTCGAAGCGTATGTGCTGCCGAGCTTCAACGCGATCGTTCAGGTGCCGGTGCTGGGCTGGCTGCCGTTTCTGATGATCGTCGTCGGCATCGGCGAGCCGCTGAAGTATCTGCTGATCGGTCACGCGGCGCTCGTGCCGGTGACGTTGAGCACGCTGCAGGGCTTTCGCGGCACGCCGCCCGCGCTGCGCGAAGTGGCGTCGGTGTATCGCCATACGCGCTGGCAGACCATCTTGCATGTGACGCTGCCCGCCGCGCTTCCGATGATCGGCACCGGCGTGCGCCTCGCGTTCACGAAGGCATGGCTTACGCTCGTCGTCGTGGAACTGGTGGCGTCGTCGGAAGGGCTCGGGTATCTCATCGTCTACGGGCGACAGCTCTTTCAGCTCGACCTCGTGCTGGCTGCGGTGTTGATCGTCGGGGCCATCGGTTATGTCGCGGACCGGTCGCTCAATGCGCTCGAACGCAAGCTCGATCGCGCGCACGCTCGATAA
- a CDS encoding ABC transporter permease has product MSTLELEAGNVDARRARGPRRWRGAVLPLAALALWWFVTRHAQSEHGVMVSPAQVLHTAIEQARSGALARALEASLARELTGFAIGTALGLALGALLGMSKLANRAIAPSFNTFKQVSLFAWIPLISVWFGLGDAAKVVFLSLAALVPVVVHTSDGMRAVPEKWIEVARTFGYGRLQTLWHVVLPAALPSIFTGVYLALIYSWLATLGAEYLLVAGSGIGNTLVDGSEQFRMDLVVFGVIVVGVTGWALNALARAVQRRWFDASRFI; this is encoded by the coding sequence ATGTCCACACTGGAACTGGAAGCAGGCAATGTCGATGCGCGCCGCGCGCGCGGACCGCGACGCTGGCGGGGCGCCGTACTGCCGCTTGCCGCGCTCGCGCTGTGGTGGTTCGTCACGCGTCACGCACAAAGCGAGCATGGCGTGATGGTCTCGCCCGCGCAAGTGCTGCATACGGCCATCGAGCAGGCACGAAGCGGTGCGCTTGCGCGCGCGCTCGAAGCATCGCTTGCGCGCGAATTGACAGGCTTCGCCATCGGCACGGCGCTCGGTCTCGCGCTCGGCGCGCTGCTCGGCATGTCGAAGCTCGCGAATCGCGCGATTGCGCCGAGCTTCAACACGTTCAAGCAGGTCTCGCTCTTCGCGTGGATTCCGCTGATCTCCGTCTGGTTCGGTCTTGGAGATGCCGCGAAGGTCGTGTTCCTGTCGCTCGCGGCGCTGGTGCCGGTCGTCGTGCATACGAGCGACGGCATGCGCGCGGTGCCTGAAAAATGGATCGAAGTGGCGCGCACGTTCGGCTACGGCAGGCTGCAAACGCTATGGCACGTGGTGCTGCCCGCCGCGTTGCCTTCCATCTTCACGGGCGTCTATCTCGCGCTCATTTATTCGTGGCTCGCGACGCTCGGCGCGGAGTATCTGCTCGTCGCTGGCAGCGGCATCGGCAATACGCTCGTGGATGGCAGCGAGCAGTTCCGGATGGATCTCGTCGTGTTCGGCGTGATCGTGGTCGGCGTGACGGGCTGGGCGCTCAATGCGCTGGCGCGCGCGGTGCAGCGCCGCTGGTTCGACGCATCGCGCTTCATATAA
- a CDS encoding ABC transporter ATP-binding protein, whose translation MATLTQDGSLALRHVTKRFSADDAAPVLDHIDLDVASGEFVSIVGASGCGKSTLLRLVAGLDGAFDGEIDFGGARVISTDLSRGIVFQDHRLFPWLDVAQNIAVALRNAPLSRQEKARAVAEHVALVGLRGYERHYPHQLSGGMAQRVAIARGLVNRPRLLLLDEPFGALDALTRARMQDELQRIWAAERITMVLVTHDVEEAVLLADRVVVMQARPGRIADVIDVDLPRPRARTDARIARVKDEIVAEFFSEA comes from the coding sequence ATGGCAACACTCACGCAGGACGGCAGCCTCGCATTGCGCCACGTCACCAAGCGCTTTTCCGCCGATGACGCCGCGCCCGTGCTCGATCACATCGATCTCGACGTGGCGAGCGGCGAGTTCGTGAGCATCGTCGGGGCGAGCGGTTGCGGGAAATCGACGCTGCTGCGGCTCGTCGCGGGACTGGACGGCGCATTCGACGGCGAGATCGACTTCGGCGGCGCGCGCGTCATATCGACGGACCTGTCGCGCGGCATCGTGTTTCAGGATCATCGGCTCTTTCCGTGGCTCGATGTCGCGCAAAACATCGCGGTCGCGCTGCGCAATGCGCCGTTATCGCGGCAGGAGAAGGCGCGCGCCGTGGCGGAGCATGTCGCGCTCGTCGGGCTGCGCGGCTACGAGCGGCACTATCCGCATCAGTTGTCGGGCGGCATGGCGCAGCGCGTGGCCATCGCGCGCGGCCTCGTGAATCGTCCGCGTCTGCTTTTGCTCGACGAACCGTTCGGCGCCCTCGATGCGTTGACGCGCGCGCGCATGCAGGACGAATTGCAGCGCATCTGGGCCGCCGAGCGCATCACGATGGTGCTCGTCACGCACGATGTCGAGGAAGCGGTGCTGCTCGCGGACCGCGTCGTCGTGATGCAGGCGCGTCCGGGCCGGATCGCCGATGTGATCGATGTCGATCTGCCGAGGCCACGCGCGCGCACCGATGCGCGAATCGCGCGGGTGAAAGACGAGATCGTCGCGGAGTTTTTCTCCGAGGCGTGA
- a CDS encoding penicillin-binding protein 1A, with the protein MQAFHASACRFVLTAPEFKAIAHAMLVRLAARLRPHVRPRTLLLVPALFVLYVLALIPFTPGISDIRKAKVDQPAQIYSADGKLLAEFRPTHREWVSLRQISPQVIDALIATEDRRFYAHHGIDWRRTASAALHTFSGDRQGGSTLTQQLARNLYPDEIGRSQTLTRKLKEAITAFKIEAVYSKDEILETYLNTVPFLYNAYGIEMAARTYFDTSADQLDVLQSATLIGMLKGNSYYNPVINPERALDRRNIVLGQMVRFGHLAPNKLDALKKRPLRIDFERQTEEPGRAPHFAQQLRKWLISWADDNDFNIYSDGLVVRTTIDSRLQAMAAQALALQGNQLQSIANAAWGGRGGCASANAELARAFIRETGDYRAARDAGANDADALAHLAANRDFMRALCENKTRVQAGFVALDPRNGQIKAWVGSRDFTQDPFDHVAQARRQPGSTFKPFVYGAAFERGAMPSDTFIDQDVTIAVSGNETWRPTDETPPSGRAVSLRDGIAFSKNRITAQLMQTVGPARVARLARDMGVRESHLDAVPSLALGTSPVTLKEMVSAYGTIANDGNYMEPLLVTRIENRKGDVLAQFESTPQRALSADATHKLIDVMRDVVNRGTGTAIRTRFGIRGDVAGKTGTTQDNADGWFILMHPQLVAGAWVGFNDSRVTLRSDYWGQGAHSALPMVGDFTQRALRSHLIDARARFDTQPLPSAWQTMVARLRTWIDETFRKTQPKPAQTAPQKRVHVKRAPASSEPEAEAVVTEDAPRPPVFSTMPPLLPSSASEAPAPASSAE; encoded by the coding sequence ATGCAGGCTTTCCACGCCTCTGCCTGCCGTTTCGTCTTGACCGCGCCCGAATTCAAAGCCATCGCGCACGCGATGCTCGTCCGTCTCGCGGCCCGGCTGCGTCCGCATGTCCGGCCCCGCACGCTGCTGCTCGTGCCAGCGCTGTTCGTGCTGTATGTGCTGGCGCTGATCCCGTTCACGCCCGGCATCAGTGATATCCGCAAGGCCAAGGTCGATCAACCCGCGCAGATCTATTCCGCCGACGGCAAGCTCCTCGCCGAGTTCAGGCCGACGCATCGTGAATGGGTGAGCCTGCGGCAAATCTCGCCGCAAGTGATCGATGCGCTGATCGCGACAGAAGACCGGCGCTTTTACGCGCATCACGGCATCGACTGGCGGCGCACGGCATCGGCGGCGCTGCATACATTCTCGGGCGACCGTCAGGGCGGCTCCACGCTCACGCAGCAACTCGCGCGCAATCTGTATCCCGATGAAATCGGCCGCTCGCAGACGCTCACGCGCAAACTGAAGGAAGCGATCACCGCGTTCAAGATCGAAGCGGTCTATTCGAAGGACGAGATTCTCGAAACGTATCTGAACACGGTGCCGTTCCTGTACAACGCGTATGGCATCGAAATGGCCGCGCGCACGTATTTCGACACGTCCGCGGACCAGCTCGACGTGCTGCAAAGCGCTACGCTCATCGGCATGCTGAAGGGCAACAGCTACTACAACCCGGTCATCAATCCGGAGCGCGCGCTCGACAGACGCAACATCGTGCTCGGGCAAATGGTGCGCTTCGGCCATCTCGCGCCGAACAAGCTCGACGCGCTGAAGAAGCGCCCGCTTCGCATCGACTTCGAGCGGCAGACCGAAGAGCCGGGACGCGCGCCGCATTTCGCGCAGCAATTGCGCAAGTGGCTCATTTCATGGGCCGACGACAACGACTTCAACATCTATTCCGATGGCCTCGTCGTGCGCACGACCATCGACTCGCGTCTTCAGGCGATGGCCGCGCAAGCGCTCGCGTTGCAGGGCAATCAGTTGCAGTCGATCGCGAACGCCGCATGGGGCGGACGAGGCGGCTGCGCGAGCGCGAACGCGGAGCTTGCGCGCGCGTTCATCCGCGAGACGGGCGACTATCGCGCGGCGCGCGATGCGGGCGCGAACGACGCCGATGCGCTCGCGCATCTCGCCGCGAACCGCGATTTCATGCGGGCGCTCTGCGAGAACAAGACGCGCGTGCAGGCGGGCTTTGTCGCGCTCGATCCGCGCAATGGCCAGATCAAGGCGTGGGTCGGCAGCCGCGACTTCACGCAGGACCCGTTCGATCACGTCGCGCAGGCGCGCCGTCAGCCCGGCTCGACTTTCAAACCGTTCGTGTATGGCGCGGCCTTCGAGCGCGGCGCGATGCCGTCGGACACGTTCATCGATCAGGACGTGACGATTGCCGTGAGCGGCAACGAGACGTGGCGCCCGACCGACGAAACGCCGCCGAGCGGCCGCGCCGTCAGCCTGCGCGACGGCATCGCGTTCTCGAAGAACCGCATCACCGCGCAACTGATGCAGACGGTCGGCCCCGCGCGCGTCGCGCGGCTCGCGCGCGACATGGGCGTGCGGGAAAGTCATCTGGACGCGGTGCCGTCGCTCGCGCTCGGCACGAGTCCCGTCACGCTCAAGGAAATGGTGTCGGCCTACGGCACGATCGCCAACGATGGCAACTACATGGAGCCGTTGCTCGTCACGCGCATCGAGAACAGGAAGGGCGACGTGCTCGCGCAGTTCGAGAGCACGCCGCAGCGCGCGCTCTCCGCCGATGCGACGCACAAGCTCATCGACGTGATGCGCGATGTCGTGAATCGCGGCACGGGCACGGCCATTCGCACGCGCTTCGGCATTCGCGGCGATGTCGCGGGCAAGACCGGCACGACGCAGGACAACGCGGACGGCTGGTTCATCCTGATGCATCCGCAGCTCGTGGCGGGCGCATGGGTCGGCTTCAACGATAGCCGCGTCACGCTGCGCAGCGACTACTGGGGACAAGGCGCGCACAGCGCGTTGCCGATGGTCGGCGATTTCACGCAGCGCGCGTTGCGCTCGCATCTGATCGACGCGCGTGCGCGTTTCGATACGCAACCGCTGCCGAGCGCCTGGCAGACGATGGTCGCGCGCCTGCGCACATGGATCGATGAAACCTTCCGCAAGACGCAGCCGAAGCCGGCGCAAACGGCCCCGCAAAAGCGCGTTCATGTGAAGCGCGCGCCCGCTTCGTCGGAGCCCGAAGCGGAAGCGGTCGTGACCGAGGATGCGCCGAGACCGCCGGTATTCTCGACGATGCCGCCGCTCTTGCCGTCCTCGGCGAGCGAAGCGCCCGCGCCCGCATCGTCCGCGGAATAA
- a CDS encoding zinc ribbon domain-containing protein YjdM encodes MSALPPCPQCHSEFTYEDGGVFICPECAHEWSAQSGTQAGASAEPAAKVYRDSAGNILQDGDTVTVIKDLKLKGSGGVIKMGTKVKNIRLVDSDHDIDCKVDGFGAMSLKSEFVKKA; translated from the coding sequence ATGAGCGCACTCCCGCCCTGCCCGCAATGCCATTCCGAATTCACCTACGAAGATGGCGGCGTCTTCATTTGCCCCGAATGCGCGCATGAATGGAGCGCGCAATCAGGTACACAGGCGGGCGCGTCCGCCGAACCTGCCGCGAAGGTGTATCGCGATAGCGCGGGCAACATTCTTCAGGACGGCGACACGGTCACCGTCATCAAAGACTTGAAACTGAAAGGCTCGGGCGGCGTCATCAAGATGGGCACGAAGGTCAAGAACATCCGCCTCGTGGACAGCGATCACGATATCGACTGCAAAGTCGACGGCTTCGGCGCAATGAGCCTGAAATCCGAATTCGTGAAGAAGGCATGA